The genomic region CACCATCCAACTCCGCGACGGCGACGTCGCCCTCGGCCCCGGCGAGCTCTACGTGGTCCCGCGCGGCGTGGAGCACTGCCCCCGCGCGGACGAGGAGACGGCCATCCTCCTGGTCGAGCCGAAGGGCACCGTCAACACCGGTGACGCGGCGGGCGACCGCACGGTCGGGGTGCGGGAGCTGTAGGTCAGTCGGCGGCCCGGCCGGGCTGGCCTTGGGCCGCACCCGGGACTCAGCGGAGAAGGTCGCCCGGACGAGCAGAGGTTCGATGCAGATGTCGGCCTGCTGCAGCCATGGATTGCAGGAGTTCGTGTCCCTCCGTCGAAGACACCAAGCCTGTTACTGCAGCGATGCACATGAGGTCCATCGTCTCCAGGGTGGTGATCCCCCTGCGGCGGGAGAACTCGGCAGCTGATCGGTCGTCAGTGATCCAAGTGGAGTCATGGAACTCGCCGCGCAAGGTGATGAGCACGCACGTCTGAGCTTCGCCGAGATGTTGGGTGGGACGTGCCTGCTCGCCGCCGAAGACGGCACGACGGATCCGTTCGACCGCCTGCTGCTCCGTCTGGTCCTGGATCTCGATGGGTAAGCCCAGCCAGCCGTCTATCGGGAGAGTTCGGAGCTCGGGGTGGTAGGAAGCCGACTGGGCCGCCTCGTGTGCCACGGCTTCGGTCCAACGGCCGCGGCCGTCGAGGATCTTCTCCAGTAGCCGTAGCCGGTCGACCGCAGCGAAGTTGCACAGGACGGTGTTGTCCGGGAACCACCAAGTGCTCATGGCTGAAAGACCGGCTCCCCTTCCGAGGTCGTGCCGTTCGAGAGGGCGGGCTCGTTGGCAGGGCTCAGAAGATCGTGCAGCTCCTCGACATCTTCCTGAAGAAGAGCGGCGAGCGGACGGAGCGTGGTCTCGCCCTCCTCGTAGGCGCGATAGAGCTGCCGGACAAGCCGAAGAGGGAAGCGCTCCCTGTCGGCGAGGCTGACCCGGCGTAGGTAGCCGTCCATCATCTCGACGGCGATGTGGCACTCGGCTGTGGTCCGCCGTCGGAACGTGTCCCGGGTGACCGAGTCGATCAGCCCGAGCGTATTGAGTCGCGCTGCGAGCGCACTTGGGGATACGCCGAACCGCGTCACCAGCCGCGCGAATCCGTTCTCCGTGAGGTCGCCGGCTGCGGCACGCAGCTCGTCTGCGGGCAGCAGGAAATTCGCAGCGAAGACATTGGCGCGGACTTCAGTCGGTTCGGGCTGTCGACCAGGCGCGACTTTGGAGTCGGCGACGAGCTCCTGCGCATCGCAGGCAAGGATGTGTCCCAGTTCGTGGGCCAGCGTGAAGCGCTGGCGGGTCCAGTTGTCGGTGCGGCGAGTGAGGATCAGACGGAGGCCATCGGCCTGCCAGGCGAGCCCATCGAGCTGCGGGGGTAGATCGGTGACAGCGACGTCAACGCCGAAGGCCCGTTCCCAGGAAGCCACCAGTTCATCGGTCTGTTGCTCGCTGACGGGGCCGGAGCCCTTTCTGGCCAGCTGATCGAGTGCCCACCGGGCGAGTTCGGCGCCTTGGTCCACGTACCCCAGCTCATCGGTGGAGAGCCTGGGTAGGGGCGGCAGCGCGGGCGCGCGGTTGAGGAGCGAGAGCACATCGTAGGCGGCAGTGAAGCGCTGAGTGATGGCCTCGATGGTGTCGCGGTAGGGCGCACCGACTGCGGTCGTCCGGGCGGCGACGGCTGGACGGGTGGCCTGTCGGCCGGTGAGGAGCCAGTCCACGGTGACGTCGGTGGCTTCAGCGATCAGCGCCAGATCGAGGGAGCTGAAACGGCGTACGCCGTTCAGTGACTT from Kitasatospora azatica KCTC 9699 harbors:
- a CDS encoding cupin domain-containing protein encodes the protein MPEPVNLAAALATFTDHWAQRKIAEVNDYEIKLAKVQGEFVWHKHDDTDEPFLVISGRLTIQLRDGDVALGPGELYVVPRGVEHCPRADEETAILLVEPKGTVNTGDAAGDRTVGVREL
- a CDS encoding helix-turn-helix domain-containing protein, with protein sequence MDETVSDRVRAVIRAASRSQAAFAEQVGLAPDKLSKSLNGVRRFSSLDLALIAEATDVTVDWLLTGRQATRPAVAARTTAVGAPYRDTIEAITQRFTAAYDVLSLLNRAPALPPLPRLSTDELGYVDQGAELARWALDQLARKGSGPVSEQQTDELVASWERAFGVDVAVTDLPPQLDGLAWQADGLRLILTRRTDNWTRQRFTLAHELGHILACDAQELVADSKVAPGRQPEPTEVRANVFAANFLLPADELRAAAGDLTENGFARLVTRFGVSPSALAARLNTLGLIDSVTRDTFRRRTTAECHIAVEMMDGYLRRVSLADRERFPLRLVRQLYRAYEEGETTLRPLAALLQEDVEELHDLLSPANEPALSNGTTSEGEPVFQP